CGAGGGGACCCTCTTTCAGGAGCTGGGGTTCCAGTATTTCGGGCCCGTCGACGGTCACGACATCGAGGAGATGATAGAGGTGTTCGAGGGGATCAAATACATGCATGGCCCCATCCTCGTGCACGTCGTGACGAAGAAGGGAAAGGGATATGAGTTCGCCGAGCGTAACCCCACCCGGTTTCACTCCGTCAGCGGAATCGATCTCGCCACCGGTCAACCCATAAAGCGGAAGGCCCCTCCATCCTACACCAGCATCTTCAGCCAGACGTTAATAGATCTGGCGCGTCAGGATGAGAGGATCATCGCCATAACGGCCGCCATGCCGAGCGGAACGGGGTTGGATAAGTTCATGAAGGCTTTCCCGGATAGATGCTTCGATCTGGGCATCGCAGAACAGTGTGCTGTGACCTTCGCCGCAGGATTGGCGGCTGAGGGGTTCAAACCGGTCGTCGCCATATACTCGACCTTTCTCCAGAGGGCATATGACCAGATAGAACACGACGTCTGTCTACAGAACCTGCCGGTGGTGTTCGCCATGGATAGGGGAGGTTTGGTCGGCGAGGACGGCCCCACCCATCACGGTGTCTTCGACTTCGCCTATCTCAGACATATACCGAACATCGTCGTCATGGCTCCCAGGGATGAGGATGAGTTGAGACATATGCTTAAGACGGCGCTGGAGTATGACGGCCCCATAGCCATGAGATATCCCCGCGGCGCGGGGGTGGGAGTTGAGCTCTCAGAGGAACTTAAAACAATACCGATAGGCAGGGCCGAGCTGATGAGGGAAGGAGGCGATCTCCTGATCCTGGCCATAGGTCGAACTGTCCATCCCGCCCTGAAAGCCGCCGAGAGACTTGAGACCGAGGGGGTAAAGGCTGCGGTGGTCAACTCCAGATTCGTCAAGCCCCTGGATGAGGAGATGATACTGGACATGTGTTCCCGAATCGGCAGGATCATCACCGTGGAGGATCACGTCCTGGCAGGGGGATTTGGCAGCGCCGTCTGCGAGCTCCTGATGGACAGAGGTATCGCCGTTAAGGTCAAACGGCTCGGCATCTCCGATAGGTTCATCGAACACGGAGATCTG
This genomic interval from Candidatus Poribacteria bacterium contains the following:
- a CDS encoding 1-deoxy-D-xylulose-5-phosphate synthase, which gives rise to MVLERVNSPADLKNLTIEELRILAEEIRQYILTVMSSTPGHLASNLGTVELTLALHRVFDAPSDKIIWDVGHQAYAHKIITGRRDLFPTIRKYGGLSGFLKRNESEYDAFGAGHAGTSIPAALGMAVGRDIRGETFRVIAVIGDGAMSTGMAFEGLNNAGGMRRNLIVILNDNKMSISPNVGALAKYINRIVTNRAYTLFRENTEEIIRRISPGAARLARRLISLMGEGTLFQELGFQYFGPVDGHDIEEMIEVFEGIKYMHGPILVHVVTKKGKGYEFAERNPTRFHSVSGIDLATGQPIKRKAPPSYTSIFSQTLIDLARQDERIIAITAAMPSGTGLDKFMKAFPDRCFDLGIAEQCAVTFAAGLAAEGFKPVVAIYSTFLQRAYDQIEHDVCLQNLPVVFAMDRGGLVGEDGPTHHGVFDFAYLRHIPNIVVMAPRDEDELRHMLKTALEYDGPIAMRYPRGAGVGVELSEELKTIPIGRAELMREGGDLLILAIGRTVHPALKAAERLETEGVKAAVVNSRFVKPLDEEMILDMCSRIGRIITVEDHVLAGGFGSAVCELLMDRGIAVKVKRLGISDRFIEHGDLKTLHRICGIDEEGIYRAATQIMESG